The following proteins are co-located in the bacterium genome:
- a CDS encoding S1 RNA-binding domain-containing protein, translated as MTKNDEQDFASLLAASEAQATQRPAVGETVRGRVIALGGGSAFVEIGGKGEAVIDLGEFVDPESGAPALAVGDQLEATVVDDGRTSGTVRLKRTVGRGGHLPGELEQAHAHGIAVEGVVTGEVKGGYQVQIGSVRAFCPGSQIDRRRGEPAEYVGQRLRFRVTRIEGGGRNVVVSRRVLLDEEAAEQAAQTWERLQVGNVLQGRVSTVRDFGVFVDLGGVEGLVHISELAHGHVGHPSEVLQPEQVVEVKVLKVEPAEAGGRPRIALSLRALAPDPWADVAARFPIGATVPGVVRRLESFGAFVEIAPGLDGLVHVSKMALDRRVAHPRQVVSAGDTVQVTVQAIDPAQRRIGLSMVEAARRERDGQEATARRETESALGQMNEQRSLGTFADLLAASKRDRK; from the coding sequence GACCGTACGCGGCCGGGTGATCGCGCTCGGCGGCGGCAGCGCCTTCGTCGAGATCGGCGGCAAGGGCGAGGCGGTGATCGACCTCGGCGAGTTCGTCGATCCGGAGAGCGGCGCGCCGGCGCTGGCGGTCGGCGACCAGCTCGAGGCGACGGTGGTGGACGACGGCCGGACCTCGGGCACGGTGCGGCTGAAGCGCACGGTCGGCCGCGGCGGCCACCTGCCGGGCGAGCTCGAGCAGGCGCACGCACACGGCATCGCGGTCGAGGGCGTCGTCACCGGCGAGGTGAAGGGCGGCTACCAGGTGCAGATCGGCAGCGTGCGCGCCTTCTGTCCCGGCTCGCAGATCGACCGCCGGCGCGGCGAGCCGGCGGAATACGTCGGCCAGCGGTTGCGTTTCCGGGTGACCCGGATCGAGGGCGGGGGCCGCAACGTCGTGGTGTCGCGGCGGGTGTTGCTCGACGAGGAGGCGGCGGAGCAGGCGGCGCAGACCTGGGAGCGGCTGCAGGTCGGCAATGTCCTGCAGGGACGGGTGAGCACGGTGCGCGACTTCGGCGTCTTCGTCGATCTCGGCGGCGTCGAGGGGCTCGTCCACATCAGCGAGCTGGCGCACGGCCACGTCGGCCATCCGTCCGAGGTGCTGCAGCCCGAGCAGGTGGTCGAGGTGAAGGTGCTGAAGGTCGAGCCGGCGGAAGCGGGCGGCCGGCCGCGCATCGCCCTGTCGCTGCGCGCGTTGGCGCCCGATCCCTGGGCGGACGTCGCGGCGCGTTTCCCGATCGGCGCCACGGTGCCAGGCGTGGTGCGGCGGCTGGAGAGCTTCGGCGCCTTCGTGGAGATCGCGCCCGGCCTCGACGGCCTGGTGCACGTGTCGAAGATGGCGCTCGACCGCCGCGTCGCCCACCCGCGCCAGGTGGTCAGCGCCGGCGACACGGTGCAGGTGACGGTGCAGGCGATCGATCCGGCGCAGCGCCGCATCGGCCTCTCGATGGTCGAGGCGGCGCGCCGCGAGCGCGACGGGCAGGAGGCGACCGCCCGGCGCGAGACCGAATCGGCGCTCGGGCAGATGAACGAGCAGCGCAGCCTCGGCACCTTCGCCGACCTGCTCGCCGCTTCGAAACGCGATCGGAAATAG
- a CDS encoding DJ-1/PfpI family protein yields MDIAFVLYDGFTALDLVGAYEVIAAWPEARPHFLATEQRPQRADNGLTVLPTATPASLAHPDVIVIPGSSRPLAPLDNQALLAWIRDAAPRARWCVSVCTGSSLYAAAGVLGAHPVTTHWAFRDILAGMGATVSTARVVIDPPFASAAGVSSGIDMALALTGRIHGEATARLIQLAIEYDPQPPFDAGSPEKAGPQLVGEALRLFSAALQPP; encoded by the coding sequence ATGGACATCGCTTTCGTCCTCTACGACGGCTTCACCGCCCTCGACCTGGTCGGCGCCTACGAAGTCATCGCCGCGTGGCCCGAGGCGCGTCCCCACTTCCTGGCCACCGAGCAGCGGCCGCAGCGCGCCGACAACGGGCTGACCGTGCTGCCGACCGCCACGCCGGCGTCGCTGGCCCACCCCGACGTGATCGTGATTCCCGGTTCGTCGCGCCCGCTGGCGCCGCTCGACAACCAGGCGCTGCTCGCCTGGATTCGCGACGCCGCGCCGCGCGCCCGCTGGTGCGTGTCGGTGTGCACCGGTTCCAGTCTCTACGCCGCCGCCGGCGTCCTCGGCGCGCACCCGGTCACCACCCACTGGGCGTTCCGCGACATTCTCGCCGGCATGGGCGCGACCGTCTCGACGGCGCGCGTCGTCATCGACCCGCCCTTCGCCAGCGCCGCCGGCGTCTCGTCCGGCATCGACATGGCGCTCGCCCTGACCGGCCGCATCCACGGCGAGGCGACCGCGCGCCTCATCCAACTGGCGATCGAGTACGACCCGCAGCCGCCCTTCGACGCCGGGTCCCCCGAGAAGGCCGGCCCGCAGCTCGTCGGCGAGGCGCTGCGCCTCTTCTCGGCGGCGCTCCAACCGCCGTGA